Part of the Scomber japonicus isolate fScoJap1 chromosome 6, fScoJap1.pri, whole genome shotgun sequence genome, AAATCCAAATACTGTTAAGTGCACTTTATACACTATTCACAGTgtataaatatcattattatggCTACAACTAATGGCTTTCATCACTGATTCTCTATTAATTGACTGTTGGATgtttaaaacatcagaaaactttGAAAACGGCCATCACAACCATCCTTAAGCCTAATGTGATGTACTCAAACATCCAAAGATCTtgaagcagcaaatcctcaaatTTCCAAATGTGGAAGCAgcaaatgttttcctttttttttaaagaaattactTAAATGACTACTTTATCTTTACTTTCTTACACACTGGATAGTCTATTCCCATTGTCTACAATCATGGGTTTTGGGAAACACCTATTGAAAAACTGTCCAACATCTGAGTTAGTGGGGAAATGTACCTTGAAATGTTCAGCAGAGTTTTAGAATGAAAGATAGATTATTGACTACATGTGCTATTTGggtttaaaatatgtaataaaataaaagtaagcaCATATGAGCCACAtcaatgaaaatacaaaacagagaaaagtatCTTATAGttaaatagaatagaatagaatttaTTATCATTGTACAACGAAATTGAAAGCAATCCTTATGGTACCATGagtcaaaaagaaagaaggtgttttaaaagaataaaataaatgagtaattagTATTAAAACTAACTAAGTagtaaactaactaaaactaactaaaacccataattcacacgcacacacacacacataagacatTCCACTTGCTGCCATCAATATTGAACGATTCACCTTAATATTACACTCAAAACTGTAGTTGTAGTTATCTCAGGATgaggtttttggtttttgtagCAGTTTACATATGAGGAGCAGCTGGATGCACCATTGTGACCCTAATTACCAAACCTAATTGACTGTTTAGTGTGTTATAGTTGGTACAGATTAACTGACACAACTATTGAGGGTATGATGTGGTAGTAAACAAGGAAGTGGGTAAAATGTGACCTTTAGTCATTTTCTGAGTGGTTTGTCTTATGATTTGCAGGAGACTAACCAGCATGACTCTACCTTTCACCACATCCCTGACTACAGGAATAACATTAGTTCACAAGTCACTGAACATGCCGCTGTGTTGCGTACCCTCATCATGCAACCTGAGTCTCCACGAAGAAACAGTAAATGGAAAATATACAAGGTTGAATGAAGATCTCTCAAATACCCCTCTTAGGTAAAGTGTTTCAGATTCACTGGGCCCTGGAGACCTTTTTTGGCACAAAACCAAGAGGGATAGTTACAGTTCTGCTGGCACGAACGCAGCCAATTGTGATAGTTTTCCCTTCACTACAGGAAGCCAGAGGGAAACACCTATTGTCTGCAGGCACAACACATGGACAACTTCCACAGAGCTAAGtgcatttaatatttagaaagaGCAAGTGGTGCAAAATATTACAGCACAGAAAACAATGATGGCAAGTAATGTGGAGGTAAATAAAAAGGGGATGAAACTTTAACAAGCTGGGAATCATCACATGCAAGCATCCATCATGTTTTCAGAAAACATCTTTGTGAAGTGTCTGAtcagcattttattttacactgcACTTTCATTCAGCCTATGTTTCAGGACAAATATGgagataattattatttatgtgcATCACTCCAGCAGACTATACAAAATTAAGCCCACATATGCAAACATGTGTTGAAAAAAGTGACGTGGAAGAAGAGAAGTGAAAGAGGAATAAgccattaaaaaacattttgaagtaCTGTTTTGATAAGGAAGTacgagatttaaaaaaacaaaacaaatacaagtcATTTTAAACTCACCCTCTGGTCAAAGTAGAGTGTTTTATAGCTGACGGGGGTCCCAGTGGAGGAACTCAACCCACCGTGTCTGGTGAAAAGCTGTGATTTGAGGGCGATCACATGTAAAGAGCTGAGACACAGCGTCAGGATGCAAGTAGCTGCAGCTCTCCCCAAAACTCCTGTCTTCACTCCAGCCTTCATGTCTGCTGCTGTCAAACACCTCTCACAACAAACTGATAGTCAGCTGCATGATAATGAGCTCGTAGtgatccttctctctctgtctttctctctctcctgagcAGACTTGTCCCGtcaaaaaaaggaagtgagTACTCGCATGTCAGCAAATCcagagtgagacagtgagaGCTAAATTTAGCCTCACAGAAGAAGCTGCTGAACAGGAAGCATCAGGGTCAACGtcctttacatatttttacaaCTTTAATTCAAGTTGTTAGCGGACCCGCAGTCAGCAGGGAGCAGATGGTCCCTACTGTAAATATGGTCGCAATGGTTGATGGGAGATTGAGTTCAATACTTCCACGCTAATGGCAGTATGTCATCTCTACTTTGTTTAACTTTTAGTAGCGTACTGCAGCTGCCCTCACACGTGCCGTTACATGCATATGGGACACTGCTTCATCTGTCACTGTGGCTTGTGTTGTTGCACTGCTAATAACTTTTTAATAATCAATGCAAGACACGTcttatctgttatctgtgctctCCATTAAACATCCATGATGCTCTGCCGGTTGTTACATGTGACGTATATTCCGGTGTGCAGAGGATTGTGGgtcaaaaaaattcaatataGACAAGCATAGACATAATCGATTATGTCTACGTAGACAGGTACCAAGTGCCAATGATTGAttagtgattgattgatacatgattgattgattggagaCTATGGcttatttctccttttctctcgtTTGTTTCTCTTGATGCTACATCTCAACTTGGACTCCTTGTAAATTTCAAAACGGATTTCATCTCAGATTTCTACAacttttgtgtctctttttgatCTCAGGCAGAGattgttattttattctattttattttatttcacttttttatttcacttacaAGAAGATTGAATTACAAGAAtattgtgtcaattttgaattccTCCTAGAGAGAATAAAGTTTACCCTcactttaaccctaacccttacattACACTTTTCAGAGAGGTCTCTCTGTGAACTCAATCTACTGTCTAaagttattgattgattgatctattgattgattgactgactgactgacaatgATGGCAAAAGATTCTAGTACGTTATCTAGATTTTCGTAATGTTTTGtgaattttgtatttatttattttgtttgtatttaatttataatttttgctgttttgctttACTTTATTTCACAATGTTTGTACACTAACATTATTTAGGTAAatgatatttatgtttatttttgatattttacttttcattgttatattgtttttatctcTTATAGGTGAGGTTTTAAGACAAGCCCATAGTGGGTTTCTACCTCACtctgtgtaatgtaatgtgtaatgtgttatttttattttctctgatttttattttttacgaatgtgcaaataaaccaaTATAAATCgatataaaagagaaaaaaagaaagaaaaagcaatgacagaatattttaaaccGGGAGTGccaaacatacggcccgtgggccagatccggcccacTGAATAACTTTCTTAAGTCCAAATattcaataaaacacacagctgttctCGCCATTCACAGTTGAGATAACTTGCAATATGATTCAGATTTAAAGGATAGTAACTGACAGCCCTGTCTGCAACAATTTTGTAAGTTTAGGACgatttatttaatctttcttAAGGTCGTCGctatagttttttattttatttttttaatttgtatcaCTTATTACAAGAATACTGCTGTGTTAAATTTTGAATGTCCCTCTCTTTCATGGAGCCTACTGTGTTGAACCATCACATTTCGCAACCGCATGCTTTAAAGTGGAGATGGAGAAGAGGGGTATTTATTTCGTTGCAATCTGAAACCTCACCACTAGGTTCCACTAAATCTTTCCCACTACTACACCATTATGGACACTTTCAAAACTTCATCAGAGAACATGCACTTTTGTGCTGTGACCAGTAGAGGGCGAtcaaaattcatgtttttactcaGGTGACAAGTATCCACTCCACAAGTGTCAAAGAGAGTAGGGTCTCTCTGACATCCCTCTCCACCAGACCTACTTGAATTACTCCAATGTATTGCCTTAAGATTatgttatatattgttttatgttacattttctATTAGCAAAGTGAATAATTTAAtagtctgtcttcttcttctgcctctCATGGGAACATGTTCCAATGCAGCTTCCCAACAGTTGTGGAGAAGTTAACAAAAGCAAGCTGTAAGATTTGGCCTTCAACTTCTGCTTCTCAGTAAACAGAGGCAGAGAAGAAACTCTCCCctaaggaggaaagacagataagGCTGCAATTGAATAGAAGGATCATTGTGCATTAAATAAAAGGCTGACAAAAATggtatgaaaagaaaaatagttcTCTGAATATTGCAATTAAACTCTGAAAGACAACTTGTTCTCTATTAATGCATGTTAAATGACGTGCTGTGACCAGTGGAGGGCAATGAAAATGTGGGTTTTTACTCAGGTGTAAGCAATAATAAGACAAACATAAGATATTTAGTgtaattatttaatgttataCAGAGTAGTTGTAGGGATTAATTTGTACACATAAAGGGAAAGAAGCACGACACCCCCATAGTGTTTTCCTAATGTGTTAACAAGAAGATCCAATGGATTACACAATGAGTAACTGCTGTTAAATCTAAGGTAATAGCCAAATCAAAAGGCTTGCCAGTTTTACAAAGgagaaacaaaatataaaagcaaagtGCTAAGATGTCCTACAAGTTTGtacaacaaaagacaaaatgttacaataaaaataagtgTGCAGTATATGGCATTGTgcaatacagtacattacatttatGGCAACTATATGAAAGATAAAGTTTGACCACTACAAATTATGGCAAAACATGCTGGACAATCAATAAAGTTCACAAAAAGCATATGAAATACAACAAGTCATATACGAAACTACATGAACATACCCCTTCAAACAAATAAGAAGCGATACAGTTTCATGGCTAGGCAGCAACAACAAAAGGCAGAAATATTCACGTCTATGGGTAAAACAAAGAGCTGATAGTCGAATAAAAATGTCAGTTGATTAAATTGTTTAATATCTACTTTTGACTGACAGTTTCAGAGGCCTTTTCAACTGCATCGTATTACTACTGCTAATTGCAAGCACTGCAAGTAAGCTGAAAAAATAACGGCGTTACAGAATGCTGTTTCAATGTAGTATTTATAGGTGTTTCAGTTTACATTATCTGACAAAAATATTGTAGCAGCAAGTAAAAATCTTCTATTGGGAACAAATATTTCACAGTTTGTAATGACAAGTGCAAACAACTACTCAGAAATGACATTATGAAGGTTAATAATAACACGGTATGCAATTCTCAGAGCAGAAAAAACTGTAGTGGGGAATAAAATGATTGTGCAATGGATTTTAGTGTaagtttgcaaaaaaaaacctttttgcaATTTCATCAGACTTGGTCATTtcaaaaatgtactgtatgtaaacatATTGTTACCATTAAGTGATAACATCCAATGATCATGAAACATGTGGTCAGCTATACTGAATCTGTAACAAAATACCTGGTTGAGCTTTTTGCTCACATAATACTGCTGGTGAATACTGATGTTTAATGGAAATGGATCCTAAAACCCAAACAGGGAGATTATGCCATTTCACcatgaaaaagggaaaaatggaGCCCTACTCAGATTCCTGGATGCATTAGGCAGACACACTTTACATCCTGTTGCATTGAAGACAAAGTTCTCCATAATGGCAGCATCTTGTCATCAACATGCTTGTTCATGGAAGGCCAAACTAATGTTGACTAACTCCCTTGTACACCTTAAAAAAGGCATGGGACTAGAAATGAACGGACTAAGAAGTGGCTTTATGCCATCTTAGAGGGACGGAGGCATTGGGGCTCGGCCATCTGCCCTCTACAGTCAATGGCTACTGAGTTACCACTGCAGAATTGCTGAGCTCTCTCTAATTGAGGTTGCAGCAGCTCAAGTAACTGATGGTTTTACCCTCACCGGGCATTGGGGCAGTGTCATTGTTGTCCAGCTTGTTCTGCTTGGCCTCTCGAATGAGTTCGCAGGCCAGATCGAGGAAAAGTTTCTCAACATTGTCGGACTCTTTGGCTGAGGTCTCCAGATAGAGCATGCTCTGAGCGTCAGCGAAGTCTTCAGCCCTCTGTCGGAGaacctctctcttctctgccaGATCTATTTTATTACCTGTAAGACATACAAATGTTATCTATCGACATATCTAACAAGTAAGAACACGGATTCTTGCATCACAACACAGATTATCTCTAGGAACagtggtgggtgtgtgtggatAACACAGATGGAAGTGGaggtgtgtgcaagtgtgtgggATGGATGTAAGCAACAGCCTTTTCTCAGATATGACAAGAATTTCACAGACGAAATCTCACAAAGAAATATGGCTgcaactagggctgggcaataaaatGATAGTGATACATATCACAATAGACACGTaatcaatatcaataaaaaatacGTTTGGTAGAATGTTCAATAATTTCACTGAACTTCATTGGAAGAAAAGGTTGGTTGCATGAACAAACTCTCTCGCTCCCTGGTAACCTAGCAACGTATGGAGTGACACGCTAACAGAGAATCATTTAACAGTTTCAGGTTTGGTTGTGACATTCTTGTCgccttgtgtttttttattcagaCTTACCATAAAAATCGGTGAATAAGAAGCACTTTAACGCaatatttttccatttaaaagtggggtgtgtcctattcaccagtgaaatgcagagagaggttggatatGGATGTAATTATAGGTCTGTAGAAGGCCATCCGcactaagaatgataactataactGTAAAGATAATAATGTGAGAGTCCACACTTGTGAACTATAACGTTCTATATATTCTGGGAGGTATGAGCACCAGGGCTTGTGATAGAGGAGACTGTGAGATTCCCCACAAGCGCACTACGTATGGGAGGAACATGTTGTCTGTTGTGGGAGGGTACATTTGGAGTAGTCTTCCCTCCACCATAAGGGAATGCCCCACATACTCttcttttaaaggaaaactaaaacaatggcTCAAATCAAACCAAAAGTGCGACCACTAACTGGGCTTGAGACGACTTGAACAACCGGTTTTTACGGTATGTGTACATTTATAGTAGTTTAttagtgtttttcatggttGTGTTGACATTTCTTTTCCCTGTCTGCCTTAATTGATaactgagttgattaaaatcAGAGGGAGGTTCagtttacaataaaaatgtttaaattgaatatattttcccttggtcttttttttttaaataggtcataaaaaaatcaatacttaTCGATATCGACTGATATGAAACACTTTTATCGTGATACAGTTTTcagccatatcgcccagccctagctgcaactaaagattattttcattactgattaaactgttgattgttttctttattaatcaaattgtttgtgtgtatacaaATTTGTTtgagtgaaaaatgtccatcacacaAAATCTTCACGTCTTGTCTTTCCAACGATCCAAAACCCTAGATAGATATTCCATTTACAATTATTtaatacagagaaaaacaggaaatccTTGCTGGGACTTGAGAGCTAATGAAATGTTAGGTTGGGCTCGGAAAACCAGGCCATTTAAGAAAATAGAGCTTTCTCTCACTGATTCATGAGTCTGATAACAAAAGAAGCACATCAGTTCTTGACGTACAAAGTAACACTTTCTTACCGACTAATATAGTCACCACTTGGTTGTTGGCATACTGCTCAATCTCTCTCAGCCACTCGGGAAGGCACCTGAAGGAGTCCTCACAGGTAATGTCATACGTAAGAATGAGGGCATTGGCACTACGGTAATAACTCTGAGTAATGGAGCGAAATCTCTCCTGTCCAGCTGTGTCCCATATCTGAAGCTGAAATAACAGATGTTTGAAAGAAGATTGTAAGCATCAAAGACATAAAGACACatgctttatatattttaaaaaagatgaatcTTGGTGTACCTTGACCTTCTCCCCTTTGATTTCCACAGTTTTAATCATGAAATCTACTCCAATTGTAGCCCCTTGTCCAGGTGGAAAAAGGCCCTAAAATAAGCAGATAGAGGAACTTATAATACAATGGATTATATGCAATAAAATAATGCAGCAATTTCAAACTTGTAAGCACAGACTTAAACACACCTGAGTAAAGCGCCGGACGAGACATGTCTTCCCCACTCCAGCATTTCCTATCAGAACTATTTTGAACAGGTAATCATAATCTTCCATACTCATACTAAActgggaaaagaaagaaagggatgatGAATAAGCACATAATACAAACTGAAATTATACATTTGTCTTAACGTTATGACACAATTCACCTGAAAACACTGGTCAATTAGAAGCTTATTATCTTATATTTATTGCTTTAAGattatgttatattgttttatgttaCATTGTCTATTAGCAAAGTGAATAATTTAAtagtctgtcttcttcttctgcctctCATGGGAACATGTTCCAATACTACTTCCCAACAGGTGTGGAGAAGTTAACAAAAGCAAGCTGTAAGATTTGGCCTTCAACTTCAACTGCTTCTCAGTAAACAGAGCCAGAGAAGAAAATCTCCACTAAGGAGCAAAGACATATAAGGCTGCAATGGAATAGAAGGAACATTGTGCATTaaataaaagacacctgtcaaaatgaccaaaatggTATGTTTTGTGCCACGCCTGCATGTACAATATGATCTCCTTCAGCCCAACAAAGTGGAAGATTATCTTTTTCAATCATGTGCTCTGAATATTGCGATAAAACTCTGAAAAAACAAGTTGTTCCATATTAAAGCATcttaaattttaaattaaacattggTAAAGCTACCACACTGCCATGAAAGCCTGGAGCATGATTTGAAGACAAAACAGGCCCACAGGTCAGTGCTGTCAAGAGAGATCACTGCTTATATTGATCTAAAtcattttcacaaacacaaatgtaacaAACCACAAGtgaaaaatgttttggtttGAATGTTCAGTCTTTAAATATAACTTTGGGTTTAGCTCATTTGCATAAATACgctgatttttattttgctaACTTAATACAACTGTTATTCATGTCTCTGGTAATGACATAAACTATACATATTtataacatttgcatttttaagaTCTCAAAGGGTGAGCCCAGTATGAGACCAACACTATACAGTGTTGATTTCACTTGACTTAACATTCCCATTTTATATCATATGACATGAACACTCTTTGCTTGGCTCCAGATTTAGGGGAGCTGTCACTTTTGAGGGGGATTATTAAACACTGCTGTAGTGAATCAAATCTGCTAAATGAAACACAAAGATGTAGCTTATTCTGTTGTCAGTAGCCACAGCTGCATGTGAGATGCACGTAAACACGGCAAGAAACACGAAATGTCAGTATCCTCTGCAGCAGCGTAACATCTGAAGCAGGCCCATATCTATATGGGTATTACTATATCTGTGTTCAAAATGCTTTTTAACTAATCTAACTGTTGCTTGTAAAATAGTGGTATCACTGCCCCTGAGGCTcgttataaagcacatttaggGTTAAATTCAAACTAAAATGCTAAATGCAAATCTCCTTCCCTGTGTCGCATTTCTTACTTCGACCTTTAATCTCGTCTAACCATCCCTAAACACTACATCATGCCGTTCACACTCAATCTGAAGCAACGCTTCGTTTCTTCTGGATCAGCTCTTCTATTCAGTGTGAGTTGATAGCCATTAGGGCGCAGCTAGCAACAGTAGCAACTAGCAGCTACCGTATGACTCTGGCCATTTTGGCAATATCTGCAGATCCAGGagacaaaaatgtatgtcaGCCCTGAGGATCGAGTCTGGAAATAGATTGCACTTACCAAAAAAACCGGGGATATCCCCGGACTTTGAACTACTTAGTATGCATAGGTCACCTCATCAAATAGGCGAAGCCTGAACAGGGCAGAGCATAATTCCTCTGGCTGTGTATCCTCAGCAGCCTgtctgatggaggaggaggaggaggactgcaCTTCAATGATGTCACCACTTCACATGCAAACTAGCTCTACATCGACTCTTTTATTACACTGTATTTCACAGATACCATTTTTATAATCTCCAAGGCAAGTATTCTTTAAGAACAAAATTAAAGGGCCATGCTTAcagcttttttgtgtttttttgcggACATAAtaatcaagaaaaaaacatactttgttTGCTAAGACAAGTCAGGAATAAACTTTTTCTATAAATATAGttgaagaaaaaatacatttgtgtatgAAATATTTTGCGAAAGTAATGGTCGCAACCCCCTGTCCTAATTCTAATAAAATACATCTTATTGTATTAACTTTACTTATACTGACAATAGTATTCTTATGGCTACAATATTATGTGACCACTGAATTATAGCAAGTCTATATAGGCCACTAACTGAATCTGCATATGTAATTATACATAAAATTGTTGGTAATATTAAGTTACCATCAATTTAGCTAGAGCTAGTTAGTTAATGCTGGTACCCAAAACTGGCTGGTGGTAGTAatcgttttttttaaatgtcatattatgtgtacaacaacaacaacaataatagtaataataatgatgatgatgatgatgatgatgatgatgatgatgatgataataataataataataataataaaaataaaatcattattattattattattattatgtaatttgtatagcacctttcatacttGGTCAACGTGCTTTACgacaaaaatgtacatataccaagtgcttcacataaaaggaaCATAAAATGAGCATAGATCAATGTTTAAAAACAgtacagaaaataaatacattgtgaTATAAAACTGAATACAAGAATTAAAATAACAACACagatattatataataaaagtacaaaatcaaataaaaacaatatataaaatcaagtaaaaatacaacaattaaAAGAGGTGCAGTGGTGACTGAGAGAAAAGCTAATTAAAAGCTAAAGGGAATTTATATCCGGAACTAATACTGCTCTGAGGTGTTGTGTCCGGACGTCTCTTTCGGTTGCACACCATGCCCTTGACTTCCTACGAGAGGTGATAGCCGATGAGTAGCATCCTGTAGATTTGAGGTCAGTCAAATCTCTGAATTAAAGGTGAATTTGTCGCCATGGGGTTCGTACCAGACGAGGGGAAGGTTCTCCCTCCTCCGGCCATCCTCAACCGGAATTCATTCTGGCTCGCCGGCGTCGGCTGGTGCACGGCGATGCTTCACAATGCCATCAACCACAGGCCACCGCTGAAATCAGGTTAGCGTGTCTGCTAAGCTGGCTTTTTTAGACTTTACACTCAAGCATAATGCAACATTTCACCCCcactcccaa contains:
- the rab30 gene encoding ras-related protein Rab-30; the encoded protein is MSMEDYDYLFKIVLIGNAGVGKTCLVRRFTQGLFPPGQGATIGVDFMIKTVEIKGEKVKLQIWDTAGQERFRSITQSYYRSANALILTYDITCEDSFRCLPEWLREIEQYANNQVVTILVGNKIDLAEKREVLRQRAEDFADAQSMLYLETSAKESDNVEKLFLDLACELIREAKQNKLDNNDTAPMPGEGKTISYLSCCNLN